A window from Opitutia bacterium ISCC 52 encodes these proteins:
- a CDS encoding sodium/solute symporter (Members of the Solute:Sodium Symporter (SSS), TC 2.A.21 as described in tcdb.org, catalyze solute:Na+ symport. Known solutes for members of the family include sugars, amino acids, nucleosides, inositols, vitamins, urea or anions, depending on the system.) — MKIHIIDFLIILLYFIGIISLGLWISRRQAKGGREFFLANNSMKWPFIGASLFATNISSQQFVGQAGLAFSVGIIAGGFQIVGATCFIFLSVFFIRTYMGLRLSTSPEFFEKRYSGRCRTIVSFMNLMMIILGNIAAALYAGALVLTNLLGWDTGEHAEKLYWLSIFLIGIAAGTYTLMGGLKAVIYCDFVQTAVLVSGGAFLLIFGINAIGGWDTLVAAIDGDGRPMWSLYRPWDHDFGWLPMLTGGLILGVHGHCTDHDYIQRALSAGSLYHAKMGALFAGILKTLALFVIAAPGVVAAQYFQGQNTGVIDNAYVSLLTSVMPIGFLGLCLAGLLAAIMSSVDSGLCACGSLLAYDFFAKIKKNATEQELLKKGRIIMIVLLIACMFIAPYIRNFKGLFNYLLAVWAFLAPGVFVTVLFGLFYKKSTEKAAFYTLVLGCVLGFAAFCVLSLPGLEGVKNSLPAFYQNKLNLSPVITALCALTMYLVSNYGGRTEQDYTNLLQVKNLSEDLTMSDEETKKYRRFMVVLIGFLLVVIACFSPLFF, encoded by the coding sequence ATGAAAATCCATATTATCGATTTCCTGATTATCCTCTTGTACTTTATCGGGATCATCTCGCTTGGTTTGTGGATATCGCGAAGGCAGGCTAAAGGGGGTAGGGAATTCTTCCTGGCTAATAATTCGATGAAGTGGCCTTTCATTGGTGCCTCCTTATTCGCTACCAATATTTCCAGTCAGCAATTTGTTGGGCAAGCTGGTTTGGCCTTTTCTGTCGGGATCATTGCCGGTGGTTTTCAGATTGTTGGGGCGACCTGTTTTATCTTTCTTTCCGTCTTTTTCATACGCACCTACATGGGGCTGCGTTTGTCAACTTCGCCCGAGTTTTTTGAGAAACGTTACAGTGGCCGTTGCCGAACCATTGTTTCGTTCATGAACCTGATGATGATTATTCTGGGTAACATTGCTGCCGCTTTATATGCGGGCGCATTGGTGCTAACGAATCTTCTCGGGTGGGATACGGGCGAACATGCAGAGAAGCTTTATTGGTTGTCCATTTTCTTAATTGGGATTGCTGCAGGAACTTACACCTTAATGGGAGGGCTTAAGGCCGTCATCTATTGCGATTTTGTTCAAACAGCAGTCCTTGTTTCGGGAGGAGCTTTCCTTTTGATTTTCGGAATTAATGCGATCGGTGGCTGGGATACGTTGGTAGCAGCCATCGACGGAGATGGCCGACCCATGTGGTCTTTGTACCGGCCTTGGGATCACGACTTTGGTTGGTTACCGATGCTTACCGGTGGATTGATTTTAGGAGTGCACGGCCACTGCACAGATCATGACTACATTCAGAGAGCTTTATCCGCAGGTAGTCTTTATCATGCGAAGATGGGTGCGCTGTTTGCAGGGATTCTGAAGACCCTGGCGCTATTTGTAATTGCTGCTCCGGGAGTCGTGGCGGCTCAATACTTTCAAGGTCAAAATACCGGAGTCATCGACAATGCTTATGTGAGCCTGCTTACGAGTGTGATGCCGATTGGTTTTCTTGGACTTTGCTTAGCGGGTTTACTCGCTGCGATCATGTCCAGTGTTGATTCTGGGCTTTGTGCCTGTGGCTCTCTCTTGGCCTACGACTTTTTTGCCAAGATCAAGAAAAATGCGACTGAACAGGAGCTGTTAAAGAAAGGGCGAATCATCATGATCGTTCTGTTGATCGCCTGTATGTTTATCGCGCCCTATATTCGTAATTTCAAAGGGCTCTTTAATTACCTGTTGGCGGTCTGGGCCTTTCTGGCTCCGGGGGTGTTCGTTACCGTGCTCTTTGGGTTGTTTTATAAAAAATCTACTGAGAAGGCTGCCTTCTATACTTTGGTGCTTGGTTGTGTTCTAGGCTTCGCTGCTTTCTGCGTTCTAAGTCTGCCAGGTCTTGAAGGAGTAAAGAATAGCCTGCCTGCCTTTTATCAGAACAAGCTCAATCTCTCTCCTGTAATCACAGCACTCTGTGCATTGACCATGTATTTGGTTAGCAATTACGGCGGAAGAACCGAGCAAGACTATACCAACTTACTTCAAGTGAAGAACCTGTCCGAAGACTTAACCATGAGCGATGAGGAGACAAAAAAATACCGTCGCTTCATGGTTGTGCTGATCGGCTTTCTTCTAGTCGTAATTGCCTGCTTCTCGCCGCTGTTTTTTTAG
- a CDS encoding LacI family transcriptional regulator, which translates to MKNSPQRVRLKDIAEKADLSVAAVSMALKNHRSLPTDTIDRVKALADEMGYAPDPALSALAAHRSRLRVTKDFSVIGLVSNWSSEDGWSQLPSAQEVIEGAKARALELGFTIHHMWSKSENLSPSRFDQILQARGIRGLILAPFEDPEDRLEFDWNQYSVVTVEKPFNYTHFHHIIQNHYSDLLLAWQKIRERGYQRIGLVVREDLSNRWGHQWESAHSLAQFSANTREETIPTLQLKGTEKDEHTNMVKSWLQLFKPEAVISRCDCFFEATTDLGLKIPDDIGYVSLNVTDDVEGVSGIHQHRDLMGATAVDVLNSLLQRNFRGEHEVSVGTQVDGSWKDGNTLLHQFSIQSDHATS; encoded by the coding sequence GTGAAGAACTCTCCCCAAAGAGTGCGACTAAAGGATATTGCGGAAAAGGCTGATTTGAGCGTCGCCGCAGTTTCCATGGCACTGAAAAACCACCGGTCTCTGCCCACCGACACGATCGACAGAGTAAAGGCTTTGGCCGATGAAATGGGCTATGCGCCCGACCCTGCTTTATCTGCTCTGGCCGCCCATAGGAGTCGCTTGCGTGTCACAAAAGACTTTTCGGTGATTGGCTTGGTATCGAACTGGTCAAGCGAAGATGGCTGGAGTCAATTGCCCAGTGCTCAGGAGGTCATAGAAGGTGCCAAGGCTCGTGCTCTTGAGTTGGGCTTCACCATCCATCATATGTGGTCGAAGTCTGAAAATCTCTCTCCTTCTCGATTTGATCAGATACTTCAGGCCCGTGGAATTCGTGGTCTTATCTTGGCCCCCTTTGAAGATCCGGAAGATCGCCTTGAATTTGATTGGAATCAGTACTCGGTGGTGACTGTCGAGAAGCCCTTTAACTATACGCACTTTCACCATATTATTCAGAATCATTACTCCGACCTATTGTTGGCCTGGCAAAAGATTCGTGAGAGAGGGTATCAGCGAATTGGGCTTGTTGTGCGCGAAGATTTATCAAATCGATGGGGGCATCAGTGGGAGTCTGCTCACAGCTTGGCCCAGTTTTCCGCCAATACGCGGGAAGAGACCATTCCTACGCTGCAATTGAAAGGAACCGAGAAAGATGAACACACGAATATGGTGAAGTCCTGGCTTCAGCTTTTTAAACCTGAAGCAGTGATCAGTCGCTGCGATTGTTTCTTTGAAGCTACAACTGATCTAGGCCTTAAAATTCCAGATGATATAGGGTACGTCAGTCTGAATGTCACGGATGATGTCGAAGGCGTTTCAGGGATTCATCAACATCGAGATTTGATGGGTGCAACGGCGGTCGATGTTTTAAATAGTCTGCTCCAGCGAAATTTCCGAGGAGAACACGAAGTGTCTGTGGGCACTCAAGTGGATGGTTCCTGGAAAGATGGAAATACGTTACTCCATCAATTTTCGATTCAATCAGATCATGCGACTAGCTAA
- a CDS encoding DUF1080 domain-containing protein, whose amino-acid sequence MRLAKTTSSIIGFILVCHWQLASAYEPIKADKGLLLFEDDFSRSELGHGWTSHPNSFFIEGSAMRATQLKDAGHGAVTRAIFDFKDVWISFDFKYAGGERFNFVVDDKNDKSVHAGHICRLTLNKGRVIVQDDKTGTMNLKIRSQRLAGDSSPELEKLLETKHSEIDFEFKDEQWYHMDVLIKGDRMEVHLDGKFLLGHQSEGFAHPTKTQFGFTVTGQSIYYDNVVAWSLK is encoded by the coding sequence ATGCGACTAGCTAAGACCACTTCTTCGATTATAGGTTTTATTCTGGTTTGTCATTGGCAGCTAGCCAGCGCTTACGAGCCCATCAAGGCAGACAAGGGCCTACTACTCTTTGAGGATGACTTCTCCAGATCCGAACTGGGACACGGGTGGACCAGCCATCCTAATTCGTTTTTTATAGAGGGGTCGGCCATGAGAGCCACGCAGCTGAAGGATGCCGGACATGGTGCAGTTACCCGTGCGATATTCGATTTTAAGGACGTTTGGATTTCTTTTGATTTCAAATACGCAGGAGGGGAGCGCTTTAATTTTGTGGTCGATGATAAAAATGACAAAAGCGTGCATGCGGGTCACATTTGTAGGCTGACTCTGAACAAGGGCCGAGTGATTGTGCAGGATGATAAAACGGGGACCATGAACCTGAAGATCCGAAGTCAACGGTTGGCAGGTGATTCCTCTCCAGAATTAGAAAAGCTACTGGAGACCAAGCACTCCGAGATCGACTTCGAGTTCAAAGATGAGCAGTGGTATCACATGGATGTGCTGATTAAGGGTGATCGCATGGAAGTCCATTTGGACGGGAAATTCCTGCTTGGGCACCAGTCTGAAGGCTTCGCTCATCCCACTAAAACTCAGTTTGGTTTCACTGTGACCGGGCAGTCCATTTACTACGACAATGTCGTAGCCTGGAGCCTGAAATAG
- a CDS encoding YHYH domain-containing protein has translation MRLFSFILLLLSLSQAVFSHSGRTDSKGGHWDRKAGTYHYHNQGTTPRTSVPNSPKAYSESFYQELYAKKLGGRTEVTMPDGTRCDILTDTHAIEVDFADKWAEAIGQSLNYAMQTGKKAGIVLVLKDKGDEKHLERLRKMARHYSMDIEIFPHRAF, from the coding sequence ATGAGATTATTCTCCTTCATCCTACTCCTTCTCAGTCTCTCGCAAGCGGTCTTCTCCCATTCGGGCCGCACCGATTCAAAAGGGGGACATTGGGATCGGAAGGCAGGAACGTATCACTACCACAATCAGGGAACCACGCCAAGAACCTCTGTTCCCAACTCCCCTAAAGCGTATTCAGAAAGCTTTTACCAAGAGCTATATGCCAAAAAGCTAGGAGGCAGGACTGAAGTGACTATGCCTGATGGCACTCGCTGCGACATCCTAACGGACACACACGCCATTGAAGTGGACTTTGCGGACAAATGGGCAGAGGCCATTGGACAGAGTCTTAATTACGCTATGCAGACAGGCAAGAAGGCTGGCATTGTTCTGGTGCTTAAAGACAAGGGTGATGAGAAGCACTTGGAGAGACTCAGGAAGATGGCAAGACACTACTCAATGGACATTGAGATTTTTCCGCATAGAGCATTCTAA
- a CDS encoding DUF4440 domain-containing protein, protein MNIDLKSVFFGALLGGVFVAAVLSLMAPKSDGNQAYGVKQGVILKGGPYFNEQEQVLNAFVEAFVEGNAEDCSELYSEDTIYMIPETPVLEGRDAVFESYKEFFNNREYEIIEMKEPVSEVINFGDWAVIRGTGMDKIRSTDGKESEKTYKWMILSQKQGDGSWKMKWDIFNYDANY, encoded by the coding sequence ATGAACATTGATCTAAAAAGTGTCTTCTTCGGAGCTTTGCTCGGAGGAGTTTTTGTTGCCGCAGTTTTATCTCTTATGGCTCCCAAATCTGATGGTAATCAGGCTTATGGTGTCAAACAGGGAGTTATTCTCAAAGGAGGACCGTATTTTAATGAGCAGGAGCAAGTCCTCAATGCATTTGTTGAAGCCTTTGTGGAAGGAAATGCGGAAGACTGTTCAGAATTATATAGTGAAGATACAATTTATATGATTCCAGAAACTCCTGTTTTAGAAGGAAGAGATGCCGTCTTTGAGAGTTATAAAGAATTTTTTAATAACAGAGAATACGAGATTATAGAGATGAAGGAGCCTGTATCAGAAGTTATTAATTTTGGAGACTGGGCTGTGATTAGAGGTACTGGAATGGATAAAATCAGATCAACAGACGGAAAAGAGTCTGAGAAGACTTACAAATGGATGATACTTAGTCAGAAGCAAGGTGATGGATCATGGAAAATGAAATGGGACATTTTTAATTATGACGCTAATTATTAG
- a CDS encoding sel1 repeat family protein yields the protein MSKAGMLPKPLVLSLVSCLLLNFCLAEEKDQPPSEERVALFREAAQAGHVDSMWAMGTIYRDGWGAEKDSVQAVLWFNLAAREGDGSSAFYLSQMHFNGEGIEKDRVAARVWAIVAFAKHIEGAEQILTKLKEELTEEQMEQSVQILGEIIKKHPNMLGG from the coding sequence ATGTCAAAAGCTGGTATGCTTCCTAAGCCCTTAGTTTTATCACTGGTTAGTTGCCTGCTACTTAATTTTTGTTTGGCTGAAGAAAAGGATCAGCCGCCATCAGAGGAGAGAGTAGCTTTATTTAGAGAGGCAGCTCAGGCAGGCCACGTTGATTCAATGTGGGCGATGGGTACTATTTACCGAGATGGCTGGGGGGCGGAGAAAGACAGTGTGCAAGCAGTTCTTTGGTTCAACCTAGCCGCAAGGGAAGGAGACGGTAGTTCTGCTTTCTATTTATCACAAATGCACTTTAACGGCGAGGGGATAGAGAAAGACAGAGTTGCTGCCCGAGTTTGGGCCATAGTAGCTTTTGCAAAACACATTGAAGGTGCGGAGCAAATATTGACAAAACTGAAGGAGGAACTCACGGAAGAGCAGATGGAACAGTCTGTACAGATACTGGGGGAAATTATTAAGAAGCACCCAAATATGCTGGGAGGGTGA
- a CDS encoding sulfatase-like hydrolase/transferase: MRKRLRWKPVKHMLTIIAVWGLAILPQAHAEGAKPNILFIYTDDQARWSVGVYGNRECVTPNMDRLAREGMLFTEAYTKPVCSPSRATLLTGRYSHRVGVHDFIQRDILNGLSQDTTTIAEVLRDAGYETGLIGKWHLGHKQEHFPTNHGFNYFMGFHDGGISPLNPTMYKDGEQREFEGYCANLIADDAIDFINENQNRPFALFYFTRAPHKAYLPVPEEDMANYEDKPLTLPKVDGLPPERLEQITREYYASVTQVDRNIGRLLETLEQLDLQAKTMVVFTSDNGYNVGHHGGLEGKGNGMQIANPLRRPNMWDTSIMVPLIVRWPSVVQPGTVCNRLVSLMDFFPTFLHMLELERRELPLDGLSLLPLLQGREAVPWRDALYDAYDMHAYTRYRGSEDSMRMIRTHDWKLVLHLKKPNAHELYDLLHDPDELRNVFGSPETKEIQQDLDRRLRAWMKQNDAEKIHQFTEWKLGTNP, from the coding sequence ATGAGGAAACGATTGCGCTGGAAGCCCGTGAAACACATGCTCACGATCATTGCCGTTTGGGGGCTCGCGATTCTACCGCAGGCGCATGCCGAGGGCGCCAAGCCCAATATACTTTTTATCTACACGGATGACCAAGCCCGATGGTCGGTCGGCGTCTACGGAAATCGAGAATGCGTGACGCCGAACATGGATCGGCTCGCCAGAGAAGGGATGCTGTTCACTGAGGCCTACACCAAGCCCGTGTGTTCCCCGTCGCGGGCCACTTTATTGACAGGTCGTTACAGTCATCGGGTGGGTGTCCATGATTTCATTCAGCGAGATATCCTCAATGGTCTTTCGCAGGACACAACCACGATCGCCGAGGTGTTGCGCGACGCCGGATACGAGACTGGTTTGATCGGCAAGTGGCACCTGGGGCATAAGCAAGAGCACTTTCCAACCAACCACGGTTTCAACTATTTTATGGGGTTTCATGACGGTGGCATCAGCCCGCTCAATCCGACTATGTACAAGGACGGGGAGCAGAGAGAATTCGAGGGATACTGCGCCAATCTCATCGCCGACGACGCGATCGACTTCATCAATGAAAACCAAAACAGGCCATTCGCCCTTTTCTATTTTACCCGAGCCCCGCACAAGGCCTACCTACCCGTGCCCGAGGAGGACATGGCGAACTATGAGGATAAACCTCTCACCTTACCAAAGGTCGACGGATTGCCGCCCGAACGCCTGGAGCAGATTACGCGTGAGTACTACGCCAGCGTAACGCAAGTCGATCGCAACATTGGCCGATTGTTGGAGACGTTGGAACAACTCGATTTGCAAGCTAAGACGATGGTGGTGTTCACCAGCGATAACGGCTACAATGTCGGACACCACGGCGGCTTGGAAGGCAAGGGCAATGGAATGCAGATCGCGAATCCTCTACGGCGGCCAAACATGTGGGATACCTCAATCATGGTTCCTCTGATCGTGCGTTGGCCGTCCGTGGTTCAGCCAGGCACGGTTTGCAATCGACTGGTATCGCTCATGGACTTCTTCCCTACGTTTCTGCATATGCTCGAACTTGAACGCAGGGAGTTGCCACTCGACGGACTAAGTCTGCTGCCGCTGTTGCAAGGGCGGGAAGCAGTTCCTTGGCGGGATGCCTTGTACGATGCCTATGATATGCACGCTTACACACGCTATCGGGGAAGCGAGGATTCCATGCGTATGATTCGCACCCATGACTGGAAGCTGGTCCTGCACTTGAAGAAGCCAAATGCTCATGAGTTATACGATCTGCTCCATGATCCGGATGAGCTGAGGAATGTTTTTGGCTCACCCGAAACGAAAGAGATTCAACAGGATCTCGATCGCCGTTTACGTGCATGGATGAAGCAGAATGACGCTGAGAAGATACATCAATTTACTGAATGGAAACTCGGAACAAATCCGTAG